One segment of Spirosoma oryzicola DNA contains the following:
- a CDS encoding ParA family protein — protein MTSSTQQPQSEAAAGLASSPKVIAFATQKGGMGKTTLSVLVASWLHYKRGIKVAILDVDGSQLSVYNQRVRESQQIETDEELMTRLNEQDIEPYPILSGYPGDVPALLKELPGDVQLVFIDMPGNIEVDGYETAIKCVDLLIVPMETSEYSVTTGISYLNAIQEINLLPVDRCRIVWNKYKPSRDGELADLLEGRFKDIDLLCLKSRIPQRDSYQDSANRSTLFPMPTNYLRNSGLKDLFPEIETLVSITANPTSDDE, from the coding sequence ATGACCTCTTCAACTCAACAGCCCCAATCGGAGGCTGCTGCTGGTTTGGCCAGCTCGCCAAAAGTTATCGCGTTCGCTACCCAAAAGGGTGGAATGGGAAAAACAACGCTTTCCGTATTAGTGGCCTCCTGGCTTCACTACAAGCGGGGTATTAAAGTAGCCATCCTTGATGTAGATGGCTCGCAGCTTTCGGTCTACAACCAACGCGTTCGGGAAAGTCAGCAAATCGAAACCGATGAAGAGTTGATGACTCGCCTTAATGAGCAGGATATTGAACCATATCCTATTCTGTCAGGCTACCCTGGCGATGTGCCTGCTTTGCTTAAAGAGCTACCTGGTGATGTGCAATTGGTTTTTATTGACATGCCAGGTAATATTGAGGTGGATGGCTATGAAACAGCGATCAAGTGCGTTGACCTTCTGATTGTCCCAATGGAGACTTCAGAATACTCCGTAACCACGGGGATCAGTTACCTCAATGCAATCCAAGAAATTAACCTACTGCCCGTTGATCGGTGCCGAATAGTCTGGAATAAATATAAGCCGTCTCGTGACGGTGAGCTTGCCGACCTGTTGGAAGGGCGCTTTAAAGATATTGATCTGCTTTGTCTGAAAAGTCGAATTCCGCAGCGGGACTCTTATCAAGACTCGGCGAATCGATCAACGTTGTTCCCAATGCCCACTAATTACCTCCGCAACTCGGGCTTGAAAGATCTGTTCCCCGAAATCGAAACATTGGTTTCTATAACCGCTAACCCTACTTCAGACGATGAATAA
- a CDS encoding MobC family plasmid mobilization relaxosome protein — protein sequence METKFNKGGAPKKVESSKRKRRVEILFTEEEFTQLCQRKSGVKVADLSNFIRSVCLDKPLRMKPQLSTHQENVLSLVREMRSDVLRIGVNINQSAKRINSTTDYYELRSEVNLIADNMAKIEANLRELMSVILDEKPAEKGLDQASDGSQN from the coding sequence ATGGAAACAAAATTCAATAAGGGGGGCGCGCCTAAAAAAGTGGAGAGTTCGAAAAGGAAACGTCGCGTCGAGATCCTATTCACCGAAGAAGAATTCACTCAATTATGCCAGCGAAAGTCTGGCGTCAAAGTGGCTGACCTATCCAACTTTATTCGATCTGTTTGTCTTGACAAGCCCCTGCGAATGAAGCCCCAACTGAGTACTCATCAGGAGAACGTCTTGTCTCTTGTTCGGGAAATGCGTAGCGATGTTTTGCGGATTGGTGTCAACATAAACCAATCAGCCAAGCGCATAAACAGTACAACCGACTACTATGAATTAAGGAGTGAAGTGAACTTGATCGCTGATAATATGGCGAAAATAGAAGCTAATCTAAGGGAACTTATGAGTGTCATTCTTGATGAAAAACCGGCAGAAAAAGGCCTAGATCAAGCAAGCGATGGTAGTCAGAATTAG
- a CDS encoding relaxase/mobilization nuclease domain-containing protein, protein MVVRISSGANPTGAVYYNENKVAKGEADRLAVQNYEGINRPIQDLTLSAIAGQLENRASENERVSKPTFHVSLSLAQGEKPSADELLAMADRYMDGMGYGRQPYVVYQHHDTDHNHLHIVSVRVDENGKKVPDKFERERSNKLRQQIEKEFGLQVAEKVALRPERKHMEPVQYGQGNLKRDLSAVVNGVLRDFTFSTFSQFNQLLGLYNVKAVEIPMEGKKPGLVYSVVDGQKITQGAPYKASSLPHQPTMETVTRRMSAGKKIKGDQLPALRRSAGQQLEQSNGWSDFQQRLSKIGIEAIPHLGKDNNLFGISFVDTKRQTIYTGSELGKAFTAGSLKNALGDAYMPPMLREVSEPKQSVSGQNREQHKTIKPDNSHEQKQHKTEPQKEETPMHNFDIVRQLLFALGNDGDSLENEQELKSMLKRARNPRRS, encoded by the coding sequence ATGGTAGTCAGAATTAGCAGCGGAGCCAACCCAACGGGTGCCGTTTATTACAACGAAAACAAGGTGGCGAAGGGAGAGGCTGATCGATTAGCTGTTCAAAACTATGAAGGAATCAACCGGCCTATACAGGACCTAACGCTCAGTGCTATTGCCGGCCAACTGGAAAATCGAGCTTCCGAGAATGAAAGGGTAAGCAAACCAACATTCCACGTTAGCCTGTCATTGGCGCAAGGAGAGAAGCCAAGTGCTGATGAATTACTCGCCATGGCCGACCGCTACATGGATGGCATGGGTTACGGTAGACAGCCCTACGTAGTTTATCAACATCACGATACGGATCATAATCACCTACACATCGTCTCGGTTCGGGTTGATGAGAATGGGAAAAAGGTACCGGATAAGTTCGAGCGCGAGCGATCTAATAAACTTCGCCAGCAGATTGAGAAGGAGTTCGGATTACAGGTTGCCGAGAAAGTTGCCTTACGGCCGGAGCGCAAACATATGGAGCCTGTCCAATATGGACAAGGTAACTTAAAGAGAGACCTATCGGCTGTGGTCAACGGTGTACTTCGCGATTTCACCTTTAGCACATTTTCTCAATTCAATCAGCTGTTGGGGCTTTACAACGTAAAAGCAGTCGAGATACCAATGGAAGGCAAAAAGCCGGGGTTAGTCTATTCTGTCGTCGATGGACAAAAAATTACGCAAGGCGCGCCTTATAAAGCCAGTAGCTTACCTCATCAACCGACAATGGAAACCGTTACCAGGCGCATGAGTGCAGGTAAGAAAATCAAAGGTGATCAGCTACCTGCTTTACGTCGATCGGCGGGACAACAACTTGAGCAAAGTAACGGATGGAGCGACTTTCAACAGCGACTCTCCAAGATTGGTATCGAAGCAATTCCTCACCTTGGTAAGGACAACAACCTGTTTGGCATATCCTTCGTCGATACAAAACGTCAAACGATTTATACCGGTAGCGAACTAGGAAAAGCTTTTACCGCAGGATCGCTCAAGAATGCCCTCGGCGATGCGTACATGCCCCCCATGCTTAGGGAAGTGTCCGAACCTAAGCAGTCCGTCAGCGGCCAAAATAGAGAACAACACAAAACTATTAAACCCGATAATTCGCATGAACAGAAACAGCACAAAACTGAGCCCCAAAAGGAAGAAACGCCTATGCACAATTTTGACATAGTAAGACAATTGCTGTTTGCCCTGGGCAATGACGGCGACTCTTTAGAAAATGAACAAGAATTAAAATCAATGCTCAAACGAGCCAGA